The genomic interval TGCGGTCGTCGCCTTCTCCGGGCTGTGTACCCTCACCGGTGCGCTGTTGTCGGACATCTTCGTCGCAGTCGTCGACCCCCGAGTGAGGGTGAGCTGAGCATGGCACGCAACCACAACGGCATGGACTCGATCAGTAAGCAGATGACGGTGGGGGGGCAATCGCCCATCGACCAACCGGCGGACATGCCCGTGTCCGAGTCCGCGGCCGGCGACCTGCGCGAGACCAACCCGGCGGAGTCCAAGCGCCTGACGCGCGGGCAGATCACCCTGCGCCGCTTCCTGCGCAACAAGTCGGCTGTGGCCGGGGCGGTTGGCTTCGCCGTCGTGGCGCTGTTCGCGACCTTCGGCGACCACGTCGGCGCGTGGTCCTACACCGACGTCGACAACAACGCCTTCCTCACGCCCCCCAACGCTGAGCACTGGTTTGGCACGACTCAGGGGGGTCGTGACGTCTTCGCGATGGTGGTCGAGGGCACGCGCAAGTCGATGCTCATCGGCGTGTGCGTGGCTCTGCTCCAGACCTCGATCGCCGCGCTCTTCGGCTCCTCAGCCGCCTACTTCGGAGGCTGGTGGGAGAAGGCCGCGCTGTGGATAACCGACCTGCTGCTCGTGGTGCCCTCCTTCCTCATCATCGCCATCCTGTCCCAGCGGGTCGGTGCCGCGAAGGGGTCGATCGCACTGTTCATCGTCCTGCTGGCCGGCTTCGGCTGGATGTTGACGGCGCGCGTGGTCCGCTCCCTGACACTGAGCGTGAAGGACCTCGACTATGTCAATGCCGCGCGCTTCATGAACGTGCCCAGCTGGCGGATCATCCTGCGCCACATCATCCCGAACATCGCCTCGCTGCTCATCGTCGACGCCACTGTCAACGTCGCCTACGCGGTGATCAGCGAGACCACGCTGTCCTACTTCGGCTTCGGAGTCCAGGCGCCCAACACCTCGCTGGGCACGCTCATCGCCGAGGGGCAGCGCTCAGCCACCACCTATCCGTGGATCTTCCTGGCGCCTGCCGCCGTCCTGGTCATCATGCTCGTGTGCGTGAACTTCATGGGTGACGGCCTGCGTGACGCCATCGATCCCTCGTCGAAGTCTGGAGGCAGGGCATGAGCCGCTCCCGCAAGAACACTCCCGTCTTCGAGTCTGACGCGCTGCCCGACCCGACGTCGCAGGCCCCCCTGTTGGAGGTCACGGACCTCCATGTCTCCTTCCCCTCTGAGGACGGGCGTGTCAACGCCGTGCGCGGGGTCGACCTCACCGTCGCGCGTGGCGAGGTGCTCGCCCTGGTGGGTGAGTCCGGCTCCGGTAAGTCCGTCACCTCGACGGCGGTGATGGGCCTGCTCGACGAGTCTGCCCAGATCTCCGGTTCTGTCAGGCTCCACGGCA from Actinomyces respiraculi carries:
- a CDS encoding ABC transporter permease gives rise to the protein MPVSESAAGDLRETNPAESKRLTRGQITLRRFLRNKSAVAGAVGFAVVALFATFGDHVGAWSYTDVDNNAFLTPPNAEHWFGTTQGGRDVFAMVVEGTRKSMLIGVCVALLQTSIAALFGSSAAYFGGWWEKAALWITDLLLVVPSFLIIAILSQRVGAAKGSIALFIVLLAGFGWMLTARVVRSLTLSVKDLDYVNAARFMNVPSWRIILRHIIPNIASLLIVDATVNVAYAVISETTLSYFGFGVQAPNTSLGTLIAEGQRSATTYPWIFLAPAAVLVIMLVCVNFMGDGLRDAIDPSSKSGGRA